The following are encoded in a window of Carettochelys insculpta isolate YL-2023 chromosome 30, ASM3395843v1, whole genome shotgun sequence genomic DNA:
- the VSIG10L gene encoding V-set and immunoglobulin domain-containing protein 10-like isoform X1, protein MAGRYRLTCAAALRGRSTGPPQGGVLLLLLLLLLLGCALSAPLQLPPSPLAVLLGGNLSIPLSYPLTQPPPSIVWQNNQMTLVTGRLGPNSSIEVAQAYQGRLHVDPQGGGLSIVPVVLQDTGTYVVEVFPLGGQTWRGEVQVQVYELVGNVSVTPPSLEVAEGAVSAVLTCTPVRGTVTWSKEGQSLAQNPRYRLLAGSLQISQPNRSDSGTYGCTVSNPFSSGTGTANVRVYYGPELPVISVSSDRNPEPWRYVLVNSSVTLTCRATSDPPAQIYWSLADASDPLVPSQPNLTLPQVQLSQAGLYSCLASNPQTQHRLRATLSLTVIQIPPGSPFCSLDLAGNGTALRFGCSWLGGSPAPSLSLQGLPGGEEQGVGPTLEHTLTSPPASLNGTRVTCLGRHLAAEGNCSMTPEAPSGVSLSFQASLAPKGPVLVQLQCQGTYRPVEISWARAGASLGPGGRYQLSADGAQLTISNFTAPQDLGSYSVRCQNPLGWQESNLTLAGPAIASWHLGRGAEPSSASLSWAVPEGSVVTGFWIQVQGAPAARAAGEWKTLQELGGATRSSTVGGLQPQSTYVFRLLPLLGAQAGEPSHTQTLLPASTLSPGAIAGIVLGSILGMILLLALLVLLIFFLRGRWGKREKRPLTAPESHHHYLPRQFPNGRESDPIEPPGGTPRCFWGDSNLYTISYEEHLRTHGPPASGPGCPADSRSCGPLSLARGASPRTTRSATQV, encoded by the exons ATGGCCGGCAGGTACCGGCTCACCTGCGCCGCGGCGCTGCGGGGCCGCTCGACCGGGCCCCCCCAGgggggggtgctgctgctgctgctgctgctgctgctgctag gctgtgccctctctgcccctctccagctgccccccagccccctggccgTGCTGCTCGGGGGGAACCTCTCCATCCCGCTCTCCTACCCCTtgacccagccaccccccagcatCGTGTGGCAGAACAACCAGATGACGCTGGTGACTGGACGCCTGGGTCCCAACAGCTCCATTGAAGTGGCCCAGGCCTACCAGGGCCGGCTCCATGTGGACCCCCAAGGCGGGGGGCTCTCCATCGTCCCTGTGGTCCTCCAGGATACTGGCACCTACGTGGTGGAGGTCTTCCCTCTGGGCGGCCAGACGTGGAGGGGGGAAGTCCAGGTGCAGGTGTACG AGCTGGTAGGGAACGTCTCCGTGACGCCCCCTTCCCTGGAGGTGGCTGAAGGCGCCGTGTCAGCGGTTCTGACCTGCACCCCTGTGCGGGGCACCGTCACCTGGAGCAAGGAGGGGCAAAGCCTGGCCCAGAACCCCCGGTACCGGCTCTTGGCTGGGAGCCTCCAGATCAGCCAGCCCAACCGGAGCGACAGTGGCACCTATGGCTGCACCGTGTCCAACCCCTTCAGCAGTGGGACCGGCACCGCCAACGTCCGCGTCTACT ATGGGCCAGAGCTCCCCGTGATCAGCGTCTCGTCGGACCGCAACCCAGAGCCCTGGCGCTACGTGCTGGTGAACAGCTCGGTGACGCTGACCTGCCGGGCCACATCGGACCCGCCTGCCCAGATCTACTGGAGCCTGGCCGATGCCAGCGACCCCCTGGTCCCCTCCCAGCCGAACCTGACACTGCCCCAGGtccagctcagccaggctggGCTCTACTCCTGCCTGGCCAGCAACCCGCAAACCCAGCACCGCCTCCGTGCCACCCTGAGCCTCACCGTCATCC AAATCCCCCCTGGCTCCCCGTTCTGCTCTCTGGACTTGGCAGGCAATGGCACAGCCCTTCGGTTTGGCTGTTCCTGGCTGGgaggctccccagcccccagcctgagtCTGCAAGGGCTGCCGGGGGGCGAGGAGCAGGGGgttggccccaccctggagcacACCCTGAcgtcccccccagccagcctcaatGGCACCCGGGTCACCTGCCTGGGGAGACACCTCGCAGCCGAGGGGAACTGCAGCATGACGCCTG AGGCGCCCTCGGGGGTCTCTCTCTCGTTCCAGGCCTCCCTGGCACCCAAGGGCCCAgtgctggtgcagctgcagtgccAGGGCACTTACCGGCCGGTGGAGATCAGCTGGGCCCGGGCTGGGGCCTCGCTGGGCCCAGGTGGGCGGTACCAGCTCAGCGCCGATGGAGCCCAACTCACCATCAGCAACTTCACAGCCCCGCAGGACCTGGGCAGCTACTCGGTGCGCTGCCAAAACCCGCTGGGCTGGCAGGAGAGTAACCTCACGCTGGCag gtcCTGCCATCGCCAGCTGGCACCTGGGACGTGGGGCGGAGCCCAGCTCGGCCTCGCTCAGCTGGGCCGTGCCTGAGGGCTCTGTCGTCACTGGCTTCTGGATCCAGGTTCAGGGGGCGCCAGCAGCACGGGCGGCTGGGGAGTGGAAGacgctgcaggagctggggggcgcCACTCGCTCCAGCACTGTCGGGGGGCTCCAGCCTCAGAGCACCTACGTCTTCCGCCTGCTGCCCCTACTGGGAGCCCAGGCcggggagcccagccacacccaGACACTCCTGCCAG ctTCTACCCTGAGCCCCGGCGCCATCGCAGGCATCGTGTTGGGCTCAATCCTGGGCATGATCCTGCTTCTCGCCCTCCTGGTGCTGCTGATCTTCTTCCTCCGGGGGCGCTGGG GAAAGAGGGAGAAGAGGCCCCTGACAGCACCAGAGTCCCACCACCATTACCTGCCCCGCCAG TTCCCCAATGGGAGAGAGTCGGACCCCATCGAGCCCCCCGGGGGGACCCCGCGCTGCTTCTGGGGGGACAGCAACCTGTACACCATCAGCTACGAGGAGCATCTGCGCACCCACGGCCCCCCCGCCTCTGGG ccCGGATGCCCTGCagacagcaggagctgtgggcccCTGTCTCTGGCCCGTGGGGCCAGCCCCAGGACTACACGCAGCGCCACGCAGGTGTGA
- the VSIG10L gene encoding V-set and immunoglobulin domain-containing protein 10-like isoform X3 has product MAGRYRLTCAAALRGRSTGPPQGGVLLLLLLLLLLGCALSAPLQLPPSPLAVLLGGNLSIPLSYPLTQPPPSIVWQNNQMTLVTGRLGPNSSIEVAQAYQGRLHVDPQGGGLSIVPVVLQDTGTYVVEVFPLGGQTWRGEVQVQVYELVGNVSVTPPSLEVAEGAVSAVLTCTPVRGTVTWSKEGQSLAQNPRYRLLAGSLQISQPNRSDSGTYGCTVSNPFSSGTGTANVRVYYGPELPVISVSSDRNPEPWRYVLVNSSVTLTCRATSDPPAQIYWSLADASDPLVPSQPNLTLPQVQLSQAGLYSCLASNPQTQHRLRATLSLTVIQIPPGSPFCSLDLAGNGTALRFGCSWLGGSPAPSLSLQGLPGGEEQGVGPTLEHTLTSPPASLNGTRVTCLGRHLAAEGNCSMTPEAPSGVSLSFQASLAPKGPVLVQLQCQGTYRPVEISWARAGASLGPGGRYQLSADGAQLTISNFTAPQDLGSYSVRCQNPLGWQESNLTLAGPAIASWHLGRGAEPSSASLSWAVPEGSVVTGFWIQVQGAPAARAAGEWKTLQELGGATRSSTVGGLQPQSTYVFRLLPLLGAQAGEPSHTQTLLPGKREKRPLTAPESHHHYLPRQFPNGRESDPIEPPGGTPRCFWGDSNLYTISYEEHLRTHGPPASGPGCPADSRSCGPLSLARGASPRTTRSATQV; this is encoded by the exons ATGGCCGGCAGGTACCGGCTCACCTGCGCCGCGGCGCTGCGGGGCCGCTCGACCGGGCCCCCCCAGgggggggtgctgctgctgctgctgctgctgctgctgctag gctgtgccctctctgcccctctccagctgccccccagccccctggccgTGCTGCTCGGGGGGAACCTCTCCATCCCGCTCTCCTACCCCTtgacccagccaccccccagcatCGTGTGGCAGAACAACCAGATGACGCTGGTGACTGGACGCCTGGGTCCCAACAGCTCCATTGAAGTGGCCCAGGCCTACCAGGGCCGGCTCCATGTGGACCCCCAAGGCGGGGGGCTCTCCATCGTCCCTGTGGTCCTCCAGGATACTGGCACCTACGTGGTGGAGGTCTTCCCTCTGGGCGGCCAGACGTGGAGGGGGGAAGTCCAGGTGCAGGTGTACG AGCTGGTAGGGAACGTCTCCGTGACGCCCCCTTCCCTGGAGGTGGCTGAAGGCGCCGTGTCAGCGGTTCTGACCTGCACCCCTGTGCGGGGCACCGTCACCTGGAGCAAGGAGGGGCAAAGCCTGGCCCAGAACCCCCGGTACCGGCTCTTGGCTGGGAGCCTCCAGATCAGCCAGCCCAACCGGAGCGACAGTGGCACCTATGGCTGCACCGTGTCCAACCCCTTCAGCAGTGGGACCGGCACCGCCAACGTCCGCGTCTACT ATGGGCCAGAGCTCCCCGTGATCAGCGTCTCGTCGGACCGCAACCCAGAGCCCTGGCGCTACGTGCTGGTGAACAGCTCGGTGACGCTGACCTGCCGGGCCACATCGGACCCGCCTGCCCAGATCTACTGGAGCCTGGCCGATGCCAGCGACCCCCTGGTCCCCTCCCAGCCGAACCTGACACTGCCCCAGGtccagctcagccaggctggGCTCTACTCCTGCCTGGCCAGCAACCCGCAAACCCAGCACCGCCTCCGTGCCACCCTGAGCCTCACCGTCATCC AAATCCCCCCTGGCTCCCCGTTCTGCTCTCTGGACTTGGCAGGCAATGGCACAGCCCTTCGGTTTGGCTGTTCCTGGCTGGgaggctccccagcccccagcctgagtCTGCAAGGGCTGCCGGGGGGCGAGGAGCAGGGGgttggccccaccctggagcacACCCTGAcgtcccccccagccagcctcaatGGCACCCGGGTCACCTGCCTGGGGAGACACCTCGCAGCCGAGGGGAACTGCAGCATGACGCCTG AGGCGCCCTCGGGGGTCTCTCTCTCGTTCCAGGCCTCCCTGGCACCCAAGGGCCCAgtgctggtgcagctgcagtgccAGGGCACTTACCGGCCGGTGGAGATCAGCTGGGCCCGGGCTGGGGCCTCGCTGGGCCCAGGTGGGCGGTACCAGCTCAGCGCCGATGGAGCCCAACTCACCATCAGCAACTTCACAGCCCCGCAGGACCTGGGCAGCTACTCGGTGCGCTGCCAAAACCCGCTGGGCTGGCAGGAGAGTAACCTCACGCTGGCag gtcCTGCCATCGCCAGCTGGCACCTGGGACGTGGGGCGGAGCCCAGCTCGGCCTCGCTCAGCTGGGCCGTGCCTGAGGGCTCTGTCGTCACTGGCTTCTGGATCCAGGTTCAGGGGGCGCCAGCAGCACGGGCGGCTGGGGAGTGGAAGacgctgcaggagctggggggcgcCACTCGCTCCAGCACTGTCGGGGGGCTCCAGCCTCAGAGCACCTACGTCTTCCGCCTGCTGCCCCTACTGGGAGCCCAGGCcggggagcccagccacacccaGACACTCCTGCCAG GAAAGAGGGAGAAGAGGCCCCTGACAGCACCAGAGTCCCACCACCATTACCTGCCCCGCCAG TTCCCCAATGGGAGAGAGTCGGACCCCATCGAGCCCCCCGGGGGGACCCCGCGCTGCTTCTGGGGGGACAGCAACCTGTACACCATCAGCTACGAGGAGCATCTGCGCACCCACGGCCCCCCCGCCTCTGGG ccCGGATGCCCTGCagacagcaggagctgtgggcccCTGTCTCTGGCCCGTGGGGCCAGCCCCAGGACTACACGCAGCGCCACGCAGGTGTGA
- the LOC142003976 gene encoding protein NKG7-like, with translation MLAGSVGSCLLAVLGLLLLCMALSTDYWLVAYGPKLTVHSGLWQVCLADGCHTPSPIADYIQATRAFLILASLATAVSILSLLVSITSCIRSPLSPSLLAALMAFAAGGCTLIAMAVFCAESWHKNQDGQIQLTFEWSFYLGWAALPLLALSGICALVTHKSRVGYEQV, from the exons ATGCTGGCGGGCAGCGTCGGGAGCTGCCTGCTGGCCGTGCTcggcctgctgctgctctgcatggcgcTCAGCACCGACTACTGGCTGGTGGCCTACGGCCCCAAGCTCACCGTCCACAGCGGGCTCTGGCAGGTGTGCCTGGCCGACGggtgccacacccccagccccatcgcCG ACTATATTCAAGCCACCCGCGCCTTCCTGATCCTGGCCTCCCTGGCCACCGCCGTGTCCATCCTATCCCTGCTGGTCTCCATTACGTCCTGCATCCGCAGccccctgagccccagcctcctCGCTGCCCTCATGGCCTTCGCCGCCG ggggCTGCACCCTCATCGCCATGGCCGTGTTCTGCGCCGAGTCGTGGCACAAGAACCAGGACGGGCAGATTCAACTGACCTTCGAATGGTCCTTCTACCTGGGCTGGGCCGCGCTGCCACTGCTGGCGCTGAGTG GTATCTGTGCTCTTGTGACCCACAAGAGCCGGGTAGGATACGAGCAGGTGTGA
- the VSIG10L gene encoding V-set and immunoglobulin domain-containing protein 10-like isoform X4, protein MAGRYRLTCAAALRGRSTGPPQGGVLLLLLLLLLLGCALSAPLQLPPSPLAVLLGGNLSIPLSYPLTQPPPSIVWQNNQMTLVTGRLGPNSSIEVAQAYQGRLHVDPQGGGLSIVPVVLQDTGTYVVEVFPLGGQTWRGEVQVQVYELVGNVSVTPPSLEVAEGAVSAVLTCTPVRGTVTWSKEGQSLAQNPRYRLLAGSLQISQPNRSDSGTYGCTVSNPFSSGTGTANVRVYYGPELPVISVSSDRNPEPWRYVLVNSSVTLTCRATSDPPAQIYWSLADASDPLVPSQPNLTLPQVQLSQAGLYSCLASNPQTQHRLRATLSLTVIQIPPGSPFCSLDLAGNGTALRFGCSWLGGSPAPSLSLQGLPGGEEQGVGPTLEHTLTSPPASLNGTRVTCLGRHLAAEGNCSMTPEAPSGVSLSFQASLAPKGPVLVQLQCQGTYRPVEISWARAGASLGPGGRYQLSADGAQLTISNFTAPQDLGSYSVRCQNPLGWQESNLTLAGSGGASSTGGWGVEDAAGAGGRHSLQHCRGAPASEHLRLPPAAPTGSPGRGAQPHPDTPARKEGEEAPDSTRVPPPLPAPPVPQWERVGPHRAPRGDPALLLGGQQPVHHQLRGASAHPRPPRLWARMPCRQQELWAPVSGPWGQPQDYTQRHAGVTGAGDPRGSQESGRAASPSMTPGV, encoded by the exons ATGGCCGGCAGGTACCGGCTCACCTGCGCCGCGGCGCTGCGGGGCCGCTCGACCGGGCCCCCCCAGgggggggtgctgctgctgctgctgctgctgctgctgctag gctgtgccctctctgcccctctccagctgccccccagccccctggccgTGCTGCTCGGGGGGAACCTCTCCATCCCGCTCTCCTACCCCTtgacccagccaccccccagcatCGTGTGGCAGAACAACCAGATGACGCTGGTGACTGGACGCCTGGGTCCCAACAGCTCCATTGAAGTGGCCCAGGCCTACCAGGGCCGGCTCCATGTGGACCCCCAAGGCGGGGGGCTCTCCATCGTCCCTGTGGTCCTCCAGGATACTGGCACCTACGTGGTGGAGGTCTTCCCTCTGGGCGGCCAGACGTGGAGGGGGGAAGTCCAGGTGCAGGTGTACG AGCTGGTAGGGAACGTCTCCGTGACGCCCCCTTCCCTGGAGGTGGCTGAAGGCGCCGTGTCAGCGGTTCTGACCTGCACCCCTGTGCGGGGCACCGTCACCTGGAGCAAGGAGGGGCAAAGCCTGGCCCAGAACCCCCGGTACCGGCTCTTGGCTGGGAGCCTCCAGATCAGCCAGCCCAACCGGAGCGACAGTGGCACCTATGGCTGCACCGTGTCCAACCCCTTCAGCAGTGGGACCGGCACCGCCAACGTCCGCGTCTACT ATGGGCCAGAGCTCCCCGTGATCAGCGTCTCGTCGGACCGCAACCCAGAGCCCTGGCGCTACGTGCTGGTGAACAGCTCGGTGACGCTGACCTGCCGGGCCACATCGGACCCGCCTGCCCAGATCTACTGGAGCCTGGCCGATGCCAGCGACCCCCTGGTCCCCTCCCAGCCGAACCTGACACTGCCCCAGGtccagctcagccaggctggGCTCTACTCCTGCCTGGCCAGCAACCCGCAAACCCAGCACCGCCTCCGTGCCACCCTGAGCCTCACCGTCATCC AAATCCCCCCTGGCTCCCCGTTCTGCTCTCTGGACTTGGCAGGCAATGGCACAGCCCTTCGGTTTGGCTGTTCCTGGCTGGgaggctccccagcccccagcctgagtCTGCAAGGGCTGCCGGGGGGCGAGGAGCAGGGGgttggccccaccctggagcacACCCTGAcgtcccccccagccagcctcaatGGCACCCGGGTCACCTGCCTGGGGAGACACCTCGCAGCCGAGGGGAACTGCAGCATGACGCCTG AGGCGCCCTCGGGGGTCTCTCTCTCGTTCCAGGCCTCCCTGGCACCCAAGGGCCCAgtgctggtgcagctgcagtgccAGGGCACTTACCGGCCGGTGGAGATCAGCTGGGCCCGGGCTGGGGCCTCGCTGGGCCCAGGTGGGCGGTACCAGCTCAGCGCCGATGGAGCCCAACTCACCATCAGCAACTTCACAGCCCCGCAGGACCTGGGCAGCTACTCGGTGCGCTGCCAAAACCCGCTGGGCTGGCAGGAGAGTAACCTCACGCTGGCag GTTCAGGGGGCGCCAGCAGCACGGGCGGCTGGGGAGTGGAAGacgctgcaggagctggggggcgcCACTCGCTCCAGCACTGTCGGGGGGCTCCAGCCTCAGAGCACCTACGTCTTCCGCCTGCTGCCCCTACTGGGAGCCCAGGCcggggagcccagccacacccaGACACTCCTGCCAG GAAAGAGGGAGAAGAGGCCCCTGACAGCACCAGAGTCCCACCACCATTACCTGCCCCGCCAG TTCCCCAATGGGAGAGAGTCGGACCCCATCGAGCCCCCCGGGGGGACCCCGCGCTGCTTCTGGGGGGACAGCAACCTGTACACCATCAGCTACGAGGAGCATCTGCGCACCCACGGCCCCCCCGCCTCTGGG ccCGGATGCCCTGCagacagcaggagctgtgggcccCTGTCTCTGGCCCGTGGGGCCAGCCCCAGGACTACACGCAGCGCCACGCAGGTGTGACCGGTGCAGGAGATCCGCGTGGGAGCCAGGAGTCTGGGAGAGCCGCATCGCCATCCATGACCCCAGGAGTGTAG
- the ETFB gene encoding electron transfer flavoprotein subunit beta — protein MAALRALVGVKRVIDYAVKVRVRPDGGGVVTDGVKHSMNPFCEIALEEAVRLRERNLLQEVVVVSCGPPQCQETIRTALAMGADRGVHVEIPAPEYEHFGPLQVAKILAALAKREGVSLVLLGKQAIDDDCNQTGQMTAALLDWPQGTFASALALAGDQLTVEREIDGGLENIRLRLPALVTADLRLNEPRYATLPNIMKAKKKKIEVLKASDLGVDLSSRLGVQRVEEPPQRQAGLKVETVEDLVGKLKEGGLV, from the exons ATGGCGGCGCTGCGGGCGCTCGTTGGGGTGAAGCGGGTCATAGACTATGCCGTGAAG GTGCGGGTGCGGCCGGACGGCGGCGGGGTGGTGACGGACGGGGTGAAACACTCCATGAACCCCTTCTGCGAGATCGCGCTGGAGGAGGCCGTGCGGCTGCGGGAGCGGAACCTGCTGCAGGAAGTCGTGGTGGTGAGCTGCGGCCCGCCCCAGTGCCAG GAGACCATCCGGACTGCGTTGGCCATGGGGGCCGACCGGGGGGTGCACGTGGAGATCCCAGCCCCGGAGTATGAGCACTTCGGCCCCTTACAAGTGGCCAAGATCCTGGCAGCGCTGGCCAAGAGGGAAGGGGTcagcctggtgctgctgggcaAGCAG GCCATCGACGATGACTGCAACCAGACGGGGCAGATGACGGCGGCGCTGCTGGACTGGCCccag gggacctTCGCCTCAGCGCTGGCGCTGGCTGGGGATCAGCTGACGGTGGAGCGGGAGATCGACGGGGGCCTGGAGAACATCCGTCtcaggctgccagccctggtgacGGCTGACCTGCGGCTCAACGAGCCCCGATACGCCACCCTGCCCAACATCATG AAAGCCAAGAAAAAGAAGATAGAGGTGCTGAAGGCTTCAGACCTGGGGGTCGATCTCAGCTCCCGGCTgggggtgcagcgggtggaggagCCTCCCCAGCGCCAGGCTGGCCTCAAAGTGGAGACGGTGGAGGACCTCGTGGGCAAGCTGAaggaggggggtctggtctga
- the VSIG10L gene encoding V-set and immunoglobulin domain-containing protein 10-like isoform X2 — protein MAGRYRLTCAAALRGRSTGPPQGGVLLLLLLLLLLGCALSAPLQLPPSPLAVLLGGNLSIPLSYPLTQPPPSIVWQNNQMTLVTGRLGPNSSIEVAQAYQGRLHVDPQGGGLSIVPVVLQDTGTYVVEVFPLGGQTWRGEVQVQVYELVGNVSVTPPSLEVAEGAVSAVLTCTPVRGTVTWSKEGQSLAQNPRYRLLAGSLQISQPNRSDSGTYGCTVSNPFSSGTGTANVRVYYGPELPVISVSSDRNPEPWRYVLVNSSVTLTCRATSDPPAQIYWSLADASDPLVPSQPNLTLPQVQLSQAGLYSCLASNPQTQHRLRATLSLTVIQIPPGSPFCSLDLAGNGTALRFGCSWLGGSPAPSLSLQGLPGGEEQGVGPTLEHTLTSPPASLNGTRVTCLGRHLAAEGNCSMTPEAPSGVSLSFQASLAPKGPVLVQLQCQGTYRPVEISWARAGASLGPGGRYQLSADGAQLTISNFTAPQDLGSYSVRCQNPLGWQESNLTLAGSGGASSTGGWGVEDAAGAGGRHSLQHCRGAPASEHLRLPPAAPTGSPGRGAQPHPDTPASFYPEPRRHRRHRVGLNPGHDPASRPPGAADLLPPGALGKEGEEAPDSTRVPPPLPAPPVPQWERVGPHRAPRGDPALLLGGQQPVHHQLRGASAHPRPPRLWARMPCRQQELWAPVSGPWGQPQDYTQRHAGVTGAGDPRGSQESGRAASPSMTPGV, from the exons ATGGCCGGCAGGTACCGGCTCACCTGCGCCGCGGCGCTGCGGGGCCGCTCGACCGGGCCCCCCCAGgggggggtgctgctgctgctgctgctgctgctgctgctag gctgtgccctctctgcccctctccagctgccccccagccccctggccgTGCTGCTCGGGGGGAACCTCTCCATCCCGCTCTCCTACCCCTtgacccagccaccccccagcatCGTGTGGCAGAACAACCAGATGACGCTGGTGACTGGACGCCTGGGTCCCAACAGCTCCATTGAAGTGGCCCAGGCCTACCAGGGCCGGCTCCATGTGGACCCCCAAGGCGGGGGGCTCTCCATCGTCCCTGTGGTCCTCCAGGATACTGGCACCTACGTGGTGGAGGTCTTCCCTCTGGGCGGCCAGACGTGGAGGGGGGAAGTCCAGGTGCAGGTGTACG AGCTGGTAGGGAACGTCTCCGTGACGCCCCCTTCCCTGGAGGTGGCTGAAGGCGCCGTGTCAGCGGTTCTGACCTGCACCCCTGTGCGGGGCACCGTCACCTGGAGCAAGGAGGGGCAAAGCCTGGCCCAGAACCCCCGGTACCGGCTCTTGGCTGGGAGCCTCCAGATCAGCCAGCCCAACCGGAGCGACAGTGGCACCTATGGCTGCACCGTGTCCAACCCCTTCAGCAGTGGGACCGGCACCGCCAACGTCCGCGTCTACT ATGGGCCAGAGCTCCCCGTGATCAGCGTCTCGTCGGACCGCAACCCAGAGCCCTGGCGCTACGTGCTGGTGAACAGCTCGGTGACGCTGACCTGCCGGGCCACATCGGACCCGCCTGCCCAGATCTACTGGAGCCTGGCCGATGCCAGCGACCCCCTGGTCCCCTCCCAGCCGAACCTGACACTGCCCCAGGtccagctcagccaggctggGCTCTACTCCTGCCTGGCCAGCAACCCGCAAACCCAGCACCGCCTCCGTGCCACCCTGAGCCTCACCGTCATCC AAATCCCCCCTGGCTCCCCGTTCTGCTCTCTGGACTTGGCAGGCAATGGCACAGCCCTTCGGTTTGGCTGTTCCTGGCTGGgaggctccccagcccccagcctgagtCTGCAAGGGCTGCCGGGGGGCGAGGAGCAGGGGgttggccccaccctggagcacACCCTGAcgtcccccccagccagcctcaatGGCACCCGGGTCACCTGCCTGGGGAGACACCTCGCAGCCGAGGGGAACTGCAGCATGACGCCTG AGGCGCCCTCGGGGGTCTCTCTCTCGTTCCAGGCCTCCCTGGCACCCAAGGGCCCAgtgctggtgcagctgcagtgccAGGGCACTTACCGGCCGGTGGAGATCAGCTGGGCCCGGGCTGGGGCCTCGCTGGGCCCAGGTGGGCGGTACCAGCTCAGCGCCGATGGAGCCCAACTCACCATCAGCAACTTCACAGCCCCGCAGGACCTGGGCAGCTACTCGGTGCGCTGCCAAAACCCGCTGGGCTGGCAGGAGAGTAACCTCACGCTGGCag GTTCAGGGGGCGCCAGCAGCACGGGCGGCTGGGGAGTGGAAGacgctgcaggagctggggggcgcCACTCGCTCCAGCACTGTCGGGGGGCTCCAGCCTCAGAGCACCTACGTCTTCCGCCTGCTGCCCCTACTGGGAGCCCAGGCcggggagcccagccacacccaGACACTCCTGCCAG ctTCTACCCTGAGCCCCGGCGCCATCGCAGGCATCGTGTTGGGCTCAATCCTGGGCATGATCCTGCTTCTCGCCCTCCTGGTGCTGCTGATCTTCTTCCTCCGGGGGCGCTGGG GAAAGAGGGAGAAGAGGCCCCTGACAGCACCAGAGTCCCACCACCATTACCTGCCCCGCCAG TTCCCCAATGGGAGAGAGTCGGACCCCATCGAGCCCCCCGGGGGGACCCCGCGCTGCTTCTGGGGGGACAGCAACCTGTACACCATCAGCTACGAGGAGCATCTGCGCACCCACGGCCCCCCCGCCTCTGGG ccCGGATGCCCTGCagacagcaggagctgtgggcccCTGTCTCTGGCCCGTGGGGCCAGCCCCAGGACTACACGCAGCGCCACGCAGGTGTGACCGGTGCAGGAGATCCGCGTGGGAGCCAGGAGTCTGGGAGAGCCGCATCGCCATCCATGACCCCAGGAGTGTAG